GTCCCGGTGCCGGACATCGCGTAGACCAGCGCGTTGTAGTCCGGGTGCCAGGGCAGGCGCACCGTGGCGCCCGGGGTGATCGTGGCGTGGACCAGCGTGATCGGGGTGTGGGTGATGCCCGGTCCGGAATGTCCGCCGAGGTCGCCGGCGATCACTCGGAACAGCGCTCCCCCGTCCGCCGAGCTGAGCAGCCCGACCTCCCCGGAGCGGATGTCCTGGTAGCGCGGGGCGGTCATCTTCTGCGCGCCCGGCAGGTTCACCCAGAGTTGGAAGCCGTGGAACAGGCCACCGGACACGACGAGGTGCTCGGGCGGCACCTCGATGTGCAGCAGGCCGCTGCCGGCGGTCATCCACTGCGTGTCGCCGTTGGTGATCAACCCGCCGCCGCCGTGGGAGTCGCGGTGTGCGAACTCCCCGTCGAGGATGTAGGTGACGGTCTCGAAGCCGCGGTGCGGGTGCCACGCGGTGCCTTTCGGCTCCCCGGGCGCGTACTCGACCTCGCCCATCTGGTCCATGTGGATGAAGGGGTCGAGCGCGGCGAGGTTGACGCCGGCGAACGCGCGCCGGACCGGGAAGCCCTCGCCCTCGTGTCCGGTCGGCGCCTGTGTGGTGGCCAGGACCGGACGGGTGGTGGTGGTCGCCGGGTCCGGCTCCGGGATGCGCGGCAGGACGGTGATGTCGTCGACGGTCACGGCAGGCATGGCTACCTCCACAGCTCAGCGGGTGCAATTCCTACGCCGGTACCAACCTAGTTGACACATCAACTATTCCGTTCGCGCCCGCGTCGGCCGACCACCTTGATCCGCACCTGGTCGCCGTCCCGGTGCGCCTCGACGGTCAGGCCGACGTTGGTCTGCGCCCACTCCAGGGCCACCCGCAGGAAGCGCTCGCGATCGACGGGACGGTCGGACATCTGCAGGCCGATCAGCACCGCGGTCCCCATCGCGGCCAACACCCGGCAGCGTTCCGGATCGTCGATCGACAGCGCAAGGGTGTTGGCGTAGTTCTGCGCCCGGGCCCGGTCCATCCGCTCGACGGCGGCCGCGACCACCGGGTCGCGGTAGCTCCAGGCGCGCAACGCCGCCTCCGCGTCATGATCCATCGCGAAGATGTGCTGGGCCGTCAGTTCCGATCGCCGCACCGGGTCGGACAACCCGGCCACCTCGTCGAGGATCGCGGCGAAGCGGGCCTCCCAGTCGCGCAGCAGGGCCTCGACGAACTCCGGCATCCCGACGAAGTGGTGGTAGAAGGAGCCCTTGGTGACCCGCAATCGCCGGCACAAGGACGCGATCGTCAGCGCCTCCGGACCGGCCGACCCGAGGAGCGCGAAGGCCGGTTCGAACCAGTCCTCCCGCCTCAGCCGGGAGGTTCCGCCCGAATTTGTGCGGGAAGACACCGTCGACCGCCCATTCGCCCGGCGGTACGATGCCGTACTGCTCGCCCCGATGGCAGGCCTCCTCGATACCGTGCGGTATGGAACGTTGCCTTAACGATGTGCTCCGCGTACAAAGTGGTTAACCGCAGTTCATACCAGACCGAACCCGGGCATTCCATACCCTGAGGTTTGGTAGGAACACTGATCCGGAGGATTCACCGATGGCCGATCGTAGGGCGCGCCGAGCAGCCT
This is a stretch of genomic DNA from Sporichthyaceae bacterium. It encodes these proteins:
- a CDS encoding TetR/AcrR family transcriptional regulator, giving the protein MSSRTNSGGTSRLRREDWFEPAFALLGSAGPEALTIASLCRRLRVTKGSFYHHFVGMPEFVEALLRDWEARFAAILDEVAGLSDPVRRSELTAQHIFAMDHDAEAALRAWSYRDPVVAAAVERMDRARAQNYANTLALSIDDPERCRVLAAMGTAVLIGLQMSDRPVDRERFLRVALEWAQTNVGLTVEAHRDGDQVRIKVVGRRGRERNS
- a CDS encoding pirin family protein, giving the protein MPAVTVDDITVLPRIPEPDPATTTTRPVLATTQAPTGHEGEGFPVRRAFAGVNLAALDPFIHMDQMGEVEYAPGEPKGTAWHPHRGFETVTYILDGEFAHRDSHGGGGLITNGDTQWMTAGSGLLHIEVPPEHLVVSGGLFHGFQLWVNLPGAQKMTAPRYQDIRSGEVGLLSSADGGALFRVIAGDLGGHSGPGITHTPITLVHATITPGATVRLPWHPDYNALVYAMSGTGTVGTERAALRTGTLAVLGAGDAITLSADVNQDARHAAGLDVLLLGGRPIREPVAHYGPFVMNTREELATAFEDFQAGRLGVIPD